Sequence from the Prionailurus bengalensis isolate Pbe53 chromosome A3, Fcat_Pben_1.1_paternal_pri, whole genome shotgun sequence genome:
TTATTCTTCCAGATCCTTGGGCCAAGGTGGCCTTTCCAGAGAGGCCTGCCCTCTTGGCCACAGCCCGCCCACTCCTCGTCCCCACGTCCCTTCTGACTCTAACGGAAGACGTGCTGACAGGAGGTGAACGCCAGCCCTGCCTGTGGCCAGCGGGGTAGAGCGGGCTGTGGGCACAGGGCGGCTGAAGGCAGAGGTGGGCTGAAGGCACAGGTGGGCTGAGGGCACAGGGGGGGCTGAGGGCACAGGTGGGCTGTGGGCACAGGTGGGCTGAGGCCACAGGTGGGCTGAGGGCACAGGGGGGCTGTGGGCACAGGTGGGCTGAGGGCACAGGGGGCTGAGGCCACAGGTGGGCTGAGGGCACAGGGGGGCTGAAAGCACAGGGGGGCTGAGGGCACAGGTGGGGCTGAGGGCACAGGTGGGCTGTGGGCACAGGTGGGCTGTGGGCACAGGTGGGCTGAGGGCACAGGGGGGCTGAGGGCACAGGGGGGCTGAAGGCACAGGTGGGCTGAGGGCACAGGGGGGCTGAAGGCACAGGTGGGCTGAGGCCACAGGTGGGCTGAGGGCACAGGGGGGCTGAGGGCACAGGGGGGCTGTGGGCACAGGGGGGGCTGAGGGCACAGGTGGGCTGAGGGCACAGGGGGGCTGAGGGCACAGGGGGGCTGAGGGCACAGGTGGGCTGTGGGCACAGGTGGGCTGAGGGCACAGGGGGGCTGAGGGCACAGGTAGGCTGAAGGCACAGGGGGCTGAGGCCACAGGTGGGCTGAGGGCACAGGTGGGTTGTGGGCACAGGTGGGCTGAGGGCACAGTTGGGGCTGAGGCCACAGGGGGGCTGAGGGCACAGGTAGGCTGAAGGCACAGGGGGCTGAGGCCACAGGTGGGCTGAGGGCACAGGTGGGTTGTGGGCACAGGTGGGCTGAGGGCACAGTTGGGGCTGAGGCCACAGGGGGGCTGAGGGCACAGGTAGGCTGAAGGCACAGGGGGCTGAGGCCACAGGTGGGCTGAGGGCACAGGTGGGCTGAGGGCACAGGTGGGTTGTGGGCACAGGGGGGCTGAGGGCACAGGTGTCGGGGCTGTGGGCACAGGTGCACTGGGAGCATCGCCGAACTCGCCGGGTCACCGCTCGCGGATGGCGACAGGTGCACCGCGGCGCTCGGCGGGTCAAGGCGCGGAGGGCAGCTGGCCACGCAGGGAAGGGGGGCCGCACTCACTCCAGCTTCTTGAAGGGCTCGCGGCCGGCCGCCACGTACTTGCCGCCTGCCTGCAGCGCCTGCAGCTCGCGCACCGGGTGCCCGCGTGTGGGCGTGAAGAGGCGCCGCACGCCGAACGGCACGTCCACCTGCTGGGTCAGCTGCTCCAGCAGCGCCTCGAAGGTGGGCACGCAGCGCCGCGGCACCACCAACCTCCGGGCCACGAAGAACGCGTCCCCGTTGCGGTACACCAGAATTGTCTTGGCCGGCGTCGTGTCCACCAGCACGTGTGGCCTGCGTGTGCCCATGGCCCCGCCGTCGAAGGGCCACCGGCCACCGCCCGCTGCGCTCCAGCCGCGGGGCACCCAGGGCGTGGGCGCGGGGACCGCGGGGCAGCTCCCTGCCGGTGCTGACGCGACCCGGCGATTGTGACCGCCTGCCTGCCACCTGCTGTCGGAGGGAAGCtggctgcgggggtgggggggagggcaggcacaGGTGAGGGGGCATCCGAGAGGTGGGGGTGGTTGGGGGCAGGAAGTGGGAGCAGGTGAGGGGGCATcggagaggtggggaggtggggggcagggagtgggaaCAGGTGAGGGGGCATccgagaggtgggggggggcaggaagtggGAACAGGTGAGGGGGCATCCgagaggtgggggttggggggcagggggtgagaaCAGGTGAGGGGGCATCCGAGAGCCTGGACAGGTGGGGATGACAGAGCTCTagtgaggggaaggaggcagcCTCTGTGATCTCTCTGCAAAGGTGGCAAGAATGAGAGGCCGGACACATTCACAGCCACCTTCCCACCGCACTAGCCAACCTCCTATGCAGAAGAGGTTGGGGGATGGGCCGGAAGCGGGGGCCATCAGGACCATCTTAACAATCAAAACCGTGTCCATGAGGAATTGCGTGGACCCATTCAGGGCATGTGAGAAGCCGGGTTACAAGCACAGCTAGCATACAGTGTCCCAAAGGTTTAGCATCCGGAACGCACCTTCACCGGGGAAGAACAATTCAAGGGGGGTGTGTGTCCTTGTGAATGTCATTCCTTATTCTGGGTAACAACGGGCCCATCCTCTTGAGCTGAGAAGATGAATGGTTCCAGAAATATGTTTTTCCAGTGGTTTTGATGGGCTTAAACTTTTAAAGACAATAAGCTACAAGTATCACTTACCGAATCTACATGCAGAATGTACAGAATTCAATTCTGTAAATATcttgtagtgttttttttaaaaagtgatctttAAGAGACCACCTATCTTTCACGACCACAGACAATTTTCACACAACCAAAAACGCTCCACAGCGACGGTAGATACACGTACCGATGTCTGAGCACGACCGCTTTATTAAATCACCAGGAATTACGCTGATCTTAAAAAGATTAATTGCCAGAAACCTCTTAAGTTTCAGATGTTAAACACCCTTCAAGAGAAGAGTGCGACGGGGCCACCGCACGGCCGCACGGAGTCACAGGTTGGCCCGGAAGCCTGCCTTCACGGAGAACCTCATCATGGGCTTCTCCCGGGGgcgcaggaggcagagggagctggGGAAGCCATTGAGGCGCAGGCGGCTCACACCCCCGTCCGGGGTGATGGTGAATCTCACGTGCGTGATGACGTCCTGGAGCTCCAGGGTCAGGCTGTCGAACAAGTGACTTTTGTCGGCGGACAGCtgaaagagaggcagggagcgGTCCTTGTAATAACGCGGAGTGAGGCCCAGACCGGCCGGCGTGGACTCAGGGCCCGTGACCCAGGCCAGTTACTCACTGATAACAGGCTGGCTTACCACAGAGGAAGGCTAGCAGGGGTCAAAAGCCCAGGTAATGCTAACATGAACACTCGGGTCCATGATGTTCCTGGTTCTCAGTGGTTAATTAAGTGGATACAccgataagaaaaagaaagtgagaagtgGCCATTGGTGCCTCCCAGAGGCCATCACCCATCACCACGTGGGAGCACCCCTCAACCCCCACTCTGACCCACAAAGGACTGTCCTCCTACTGGAGCAAAGAGGACGCTTCTGGAACATCTCCGCGTCCATCTCACAAGAGGACACATTGTTATAGCTTTAGCTTTAAATATATTAGTCACCCCTTCTAGAAAGTCAATACACTGCAGAAACATTTTCCACACATACATATGTCCTTTGTACATgatggtttaaaacaaaacttggttgttagaaatgcacacGAATGAAAGACTAGAGCCTGTCTTTCTATTACATAAATGCACAGATACGGTTTTTAGAAGCTTGTGCGTCTTACTATTTAATCTGAGCAGAAGGTTTGGAAAGGAAATCTGAGCAAAGCGGCCCCGACGGCGGGTCCGGCCTTCCCGGGTCCCTGTGGGCGCCATACCTTCGTGACGGGAAGCAGCGGTTTCCACTTATGGCCCGGAAGCTCCCACTTCTGCTTGATCATGTCTTCCTCCTCCTGAGTCGTCAGGATGCAGCCGTCCAGCTTACAGCTGTCGGGCGAATTGCCTGTCGGGACAAATTCAGGGTCACTTCCTCCACTCTGCTTGCCCTCGGCAGTTTGGCTGACTTTTTCATCAACTCAAAGACCCAGCAAAGGACAAATCGTTGTTCTctctgaagaaaagcaaaggcaGGACGCATGTGAGAGACGGAACGTACCCATCTGTGACGGAGGTGGATCGCCTGACGCGATATGCGGGAGTTCATTTTTCAGAGGAATCAAAACCCGCTCGGTGCGCGTTAATGGGCCGGCACCTTTGAATTTGCGTGTACGGCATTTTACTTGGGAAGTGGAAGGTACCTGATAAGCATCCCTGATTGCAGCATTAATTACTTGCACACTGCTATGTGGCTCATCCCAGACTATCGGGAGGCTGGAAGACACTTTCCTTACCTCACCGCATTGCGTCAcgtgaaacaaaaagaaagaccGAGCCAAGTTAACCAGCCAGGGCTTGGCCTCGACCCCACGTGCCGTCTTCCAGGTGTGCTATGCCTTCGCCCAGTAACACATGTGGTCCtgagtctctctcctctctggaatTTCCTCAGAATCGTGCCCAGTGGGGTTAGGAGACCTCAGGGGAAGGGTCCCACACTCTCAGTGGGGAGAACTGCTGTAGGGGTGCCTAAGACTTTAAGATCAACAGAGGAGGGGGTTCtgatcacaggaaaaaaatactcAGTGCTCCCATGGCCCCTGTGGCGCATCTCTTAAGACGGTGACCTCCAAGGTGCAAGCACGCTGCTGAGGGCacatgaaaacccaaaagatgtgGGAGGAGGACACGAAAGCcactctttctgtttctgtttcttcagtaTCTACACACATCCGTGCATATCTGTTAGGTTTCGTGTACGTGAGATTACAGCTGGGGGCGGCACGCCCCTCGGGCCGCGACTGTGCTCGTGCTGTGATAGAACTGAGAGGGCCGACAGCAAATTCAGGACGGCGCAGCCCGGGCTCCCTGGTTACGTGCACGTACTGGCCGTTCCCGGGCTCTAACTACACTATCGCTCACAAAATTAGCAAGCGATTTACATCATCCATGCAGACACCCATGGACTGAAGATACTGCCAGAAACACAAGCACCCAGGAACCACAAGAAAATAGCAGGGCTGCATTCCCCCGACCCAAGATGAGCTGTTCGTCGGCTGTGTGCAAAAGTGAAAGCAGTGACCCGCTAATCAGATCTGAAATagtcttccaggggcgcctgggcggctcagtcggttgagcgtcccaacttcggctcaggtcacgatctcacggttcgtgagtttgagccccgcgtcaggctctgtgctgacagctcagagcctggagcctgcttcggattccgtgtctccctctctctctgctcctcccctgctcacacagggtctctctgtctctcaaaaataaataaagattttttttaaaaaaattttttaaataaataaataaaatagtcttcCAAAATTAGGTCACGATCATCCATACTGTGTCTTAAAATAATTAACTTAAATCCACTACCACTGAAGAAACTTAACACTTAACACACATACTGTGCCACTTAAACACATACTGTGCCTTGGCGCAGTCGTTAGTAATCGCGTGAGGCCACGATGATTCGCAAGACATTTAAACATCAGGCATCCAAGGTATGAACATAAACTGCCACCGCTTACTGAGACAAGTAAGCAGTCGGGAAACATCCAGTCCAGCACTTACCGAAATTTCACCCGACAATTATAAAGGTTTAATAACCCCTCTTGAACTGTGTCCATATAATGACACAGGTGTATATTTCAGAAGAAAGTAGGTTTCAAATGCCAGCGGCACTTGTCCGAATATGTTTTTACTAATAGCACACTTTTGAAAACGTGTAGCTCCCTGCCTTACAAGTCCACCCTGGACAGgaaatgcccccccccaccaatctCCCTAGTCCCCCCCCCCAAGAGAATACACCCCCATCCAGTTCTTCTGGACGGGACTAACCAGGAACAACTGCACAGGCTCTTTCCAAATGAGACTCGGGACCCCTACAGTGAAGAGTCTTAGAGCATCACAGAATCTCGGATGACTCCGGGGGGGACCCAGCTCAACTCTGACATTTTACAAAGGGGGAAGTGGGCCCGCAGAGCTAAAGGAGGTTGCTCAAAACTGCACACCCGGAGAGTGCAAAAGCCAAGTGCCGAGCCCACCGTCCTGAGCCCCGCGCCCACGGACCACGTCATCTGCGTGGTCTGCGTTACCAGCACGCAGGTTCTGTGCGCTGCCTGATGGTTCTACATTCACCTTTAAAATACGTCGTATCGATTTCAATTTGAGTGATCACTCCAGGATGTGCCAGCCGGAAGACTGCCCATTCGCAACCCGGAACAAGGAGACTACCGTTCTCGTCATTCTGggattcaaaaggaaaaagaataaaaagaagccaGCTTGAGGCCGTTCAGGAAACGAATTCTGAAAACAGCGAGTGAAAAATGTCGACATGTGCGGatgacatttcttttatttcttaccaCGGAAGAGCGTCTCCTATGCCCCGGTATATAAATTACTTTCTGTGTTAATTGCCCCCCTTGTCTATTATTCCTTAAATGCCTCGTGTGGACTCAGGAGCTGATTGGGTAATTGCTACGTTTTTATAAATTTCGGATGTGATTTTCTATGTCGACTGTAAATCTGTGTAGAATGAGACACACGGAAGGGTCTGTATCCAACCCAGCCCCTAGGTACTCTAATCAATTCGTTTTGACCTTTCAAAGTAGACACGTTCTTGGTCAAATCTATACCACTGTGTAATCTGCCTCCAAACTTAGTTTCTGGCAACGGGAGTCGTCCGCTTCCCATTGGAAGTGTTGGCTGACACGGAGGCTAACCCAAGAGAGGGGTGTTGTCCGGGGAAGTTTTCAGTGGGGTTAACAAAGTgcaaggtgttttgttttgcttttgttttgactTTCTTATCTCGCATTAGTTACTAGGCAAACCGAACAGCTGAGCCCCCTGTCTGTCACACACTCATATACGTAGGCGGTCTCACCCAGGGACACGTAGGTACCGAAAACCATGACACTGGTGGGGGTTTTTTGCCTCCAGGTCAACCAGTGAACTTATCCACGGGTTTTATATCATTAAATTGTAGACCCTTTATTACAGAACCGGCGGCATTTCAACCATCCGTTGGAGTAGCGGGCGCGGCCAGCGTGTGCGCCTTCTGGGTCCCGCCCTGGTGTCACCGTGAAGCAGTAGGCGATGCGGGAAACGACGAGCAGGACTTCCGGAATGCTGCCTACGAGGTTCCGGAAGGAAGCGCTTCCGTGATGTAAACTTAAAACAAGACAGAGGAGACTCTGAATCGTGGCCGTTTTGAACTTCTCACCTCTAACACCGGTGGCCTGTCCGGCCTCCTTGCGGTCTCCCAGCCATCAGCCATGGACCTGGCCTTGCCGACTCCTGCCAGAAATGACATCATTTAATGGGAGTGTCACAGGATTTTATCTTAAGTGAGAGAATGAATGCATGGGAGTCACGAAACCACAGATCCCTTGTGCCTGAACGTTGCTACATAAATTATTGCCATTCAACTTAACGTTTTGATAAATTCACATGCAGCCATGGGGTAAGTTTTACTCTTCCCTTTCAGCCAAAATTAGGAAGGAAAATTAGGAAGGAAAACTGATTTACTTCACATCATAAGGGCATCCAATCCTGTGTGTGGATGGTTGATCTCATCCACCCCCGTGCTTCAAGATGACACCTCCTAAGTCGCTCATATCCTATTGGGGTGCTTAGTGCGGGTGCCCAGACGCCCCAAATGCAGGCCAGCTCCCACAGCAGCATCTCACCTATCATATTGTTGGGATGCCCGAAGTGTGCGTTGCTGAATCCGACACAGGCGCCCCCGTGAGCGATGGCTGCGAGGTCAAACGGTTCCTTGGGATCAGTTGCGGTCCAGTCCTTCTGTCCACAACCATACACTCTAAGACGTGCAATCCCACCGTCTGAAAAGGGAAGAGGCCGTGGTCATTTCTTACTCGGAGAGGGGGCTGTTTGTGGGTCATAAACGACAAAGCTCTCCACACCTgtctgctctgtttctcaaatacaccaacccagctgccccagggcctttgcacccaCCATTCCCTTGTACTGGAACTACTTTCCCAGCTCTGCAAAAGGCCATGTGTTGTTCTTGGGTGTCACCTTATGTGTCATGGCGTCAGAGATGCTCTTCCTGTCACTGTCTAGTTAtctccctccagctctgcctAGCCCCGCCTGATTCTCCAGGTTGGGTGAGTCATCATCCCCTCCTGCGAATTTTTGCCAGAGCTCAAATCACAGCCTGAAATGATCTTGTCATGTATTTGTTTAAGCCCCTGCTATCAGTAGCTCAGAACCAGAATATAAaatctttgaaagagaaagatctATCTCGTTTGCTTCTCTATTGTCTCTACCTAGTACTggtcctggcacacagcaggtgctgaCATTTCTTATTGGATTAATAACTCCAGGAAGGTCAAAGAGCTGTTGGAAGATCCACCAGAGATATAATGTTTGGGGCCACAAATTAGCGTTGCTAA
This genomic interval carries:
- the ALLC gene encoding probable allantoicase; amino-acid sequence: MADSPREGKPARSLDFTRLVDMASESVGGEILFATDDFFAPAENLIKSKSPSFREDEYTEFGKWMDGWETRRKRIPGHDWCIIKLGIQGIIRGFDVDISYFMGDYAPRISIQAANLEGDKAPEMPQRGARTGAAATPAEFEAVAKLGSNDWNYLVPMTELKPGKPASSHNYFPVDSQQRWTHVRLNIFPDGGIARLRVYGCGQKDWTATDPKEPFDLAAIAHGGACVGFSNAHFGHPNNMIGVGKARSMADGWETARRPDRPPVLENDENGSLLVPGCEWAVFRLAHPGVITQIEIDTTYFKGNSPDSCKLDGCILTTQEEEDMIKQKWELPGHKWKPLLPVTKLSADKSHLFDSLTLELQDVITHVRFTITPDGGVSRLRLNGFPSSLCLLRPREKPMMRFSVKAGFRANL